In the genome of Equus przewalskii isolate Varuska chromosome 29, EquPr2, whole genome shotgun sequence, the window ctgAGCCGATGGAACAGCCTGGGCAAAAGCTGAAGCAGGGGGCTGACCTTTGGAGCGGGGTGGGCAGGCTGGAGGGAGACCAGCCCTGGGCCTTTGGGGTAGGTTACCAGGTGGGATCAAATGGGGGAGAGGGTTTATGGGAGCCACAGGGAGACTGACTTGGCTCGGCCAAAGCAGGAGTTTTTGGTGGTAAGTGCTGATTCTTCTCTGTGTCCAACTCAAGGCGAGGTACGGAACAGATGCCTAATAAACGATGAATGAACGGATGATGACAAATGAGTGAATAGGATATCACTGCTTCAGGAGATAGTGAGCTCCCCATTTCGGGAGGTATTTAAGCCTAGGTTGGACATTTTTCACTCAGAAATCTTTCAGCGGGAATCCATGTAAGCCCGAACTACCTTGGGGGGAGGGTGCTGTGCAGAGACAGGGGCCCtgactgggagtcaggagacccacTTGCTGTGTGCCCTGAGAGAACCagttcccctctctgggccccagtctcCTTATCTGTCGAACGGGATGAGAGGACTAAGCTGGTGTAACTGTGTGTGGtttggggcctggggagggtTTCCCAGAGCCCTGAGGCAGGCTCCACAGGCAGGGCCCAgaagggctgggggcggggggtccAGGGAGGGGCCTCCCCAGGCCACAACTCCAACCCCCCTACCCTATCCTCAGGACAGCCCGTGCCTCGGCTGGCCCCGTGTTCAAGGGCGTCTGCAAGCAGTTCTCACGCTCACAGGGCCACGGCTTCATCACCCCCGAGAACGGGTCCGAGGACATCTTCGTGCACGTGTCTGAGTGAGTCCCTCTCGCCTCCCCATTCAGGGCTGGGCACGTGCTGTAGGGTCCCCAGCAGTGCCTCAGGACATGCCTCTCCCCTCACTGGCTGAGCTCTGTGTTCTGGCACCGGTCTCTTCCTCTCAGTATGGGCTGAGGGCAAGTGGAAGGAGGTGGGCTGgggccaggtggggagggggcactcAGACCCCAGAAGCCCCAGGAACCACTGACCGAGCcctgggacgctgtctcagcatcaTGGGGGCTGAGAGGGCCTGGACAGCCCCCAGCCCTAACGCCAGGCATGAGCTGGGGAGGTCAGTGGGCTTTTCTAAGCCTCAGAGAACTCCCTGCGCCCTCTCCCATCTCACTCAGTCCCCAAACAACACAGAGGAAGGGACTGTtgattcccactttacagatgagagagcTGAGGCTCCGAGAAGGGAGGCTGGCCCAGGCTCCCGGCCTAGctaggcccagggctgggccacCATCAGGCCAGGCCGCAGCGGGTGTCGGGGGAGTGGGGCCTGCCACTGGGCTGATGCCCCTCTCCTGCCCACCAGCATCGAGGGGGAGTACGTGCCAGTGGAAGGCGACGAGGTGACCTACAAGATGTGCCCCATCCCGCCCAAGAACCAGAAGTTCCAGGCCGTGGAGGTGGTGCTTACCCAGCTGGCCCCACACACTCCCCACGAGACGTGGTCGGGCCAGGTCGTGGGCTCCTAGGCTGGGTGGCTCACGTGCCGGCCGCCGGGTTGGGGGAGCCACATAGGGAGGACAAGTGGCAGCTGGCTCTGTGCCCCACTGCACTGGCTGACCCAGTGGCCTCAGTGTgcacatctgtctgtctgtctgtgcttGTGGCCGTGAGCATGTGCCTCCATCCACCCCATGACCTGTGACTGTTGTGTGAGCTGGACTGACGGGGAGGCCACTAGACCCGCCTTCTCGGGTTGTCTGCTCTCCATCCTTCCCC includes:
- the CSDC2 gene encoding cold shock domain-containing protein C2, translating into MTSEPTSPPVVPPLHSPKSPVWPTFPFHREGSRVWERGSVSSRDLPSPLPTKRTRTYSATARASAGPVFKGVCKQFSRSQGHGFITPENGSEDIFVHVSDIEGEYVPVEGDEVTYKMCPIPPKNQKFQAVEVVLTQLAPHTPHETWSGQVVGS